Proteins from a genomic interval of Lycium ferocissimum isolate CSIRO_LF1 chromosome 2, AGI_CSIRO_Lferr_CH_V1, whole genome shotgun sequence:
- the LOC132047429 gene encoding uncharacterized protein LOC132047429, with amino-acid sequence MEKYGVKHRVETPYHPQTSGQVEVSNGEIKSILAKTVNANRTNWARKLDDALWAYQTAFKTLIGTSPVKLIFEKACHLPAYESAALYKESMKQYHNKKILKQEFYKGDPILLFNSRLKLLPGKLKSRLSGPFEVVGVSPHGAIELKSIDGTLTFKVNGQRVKHYHGMVEGDKIVDRYQLKHLGTNADPVFADKE; translated from the exons atggagaaatatggCGTAAAACATAGGGTGGAAAcaccttatcatcctcagacaagtgggCAAGTTGAAGTATCCAATGGGGAGATCAAGAGTATTTTAGCTAAAACGGTGAATGCAAATAGGACTAATTGGGcccgcaagctcgatgatgctctatgggcataCCAGACTGCTTTCAAGACTCTGATTGGGACTTCACCCGTCAAGCTCATTTTCGAAAAAGCTTGTCACTTGCCG GCATATGAGAGTGCAGCACTATACAAAGAGAGTATGAAACAATATCATAATAAGAAAATCTTGAAGCAAGAATTCTACAAGGGTGATCCTATCTTGCTGTTTAACTCTCGGTTAAAGTTGCTACCGGGCAAACTAAAGTCACGGTTGTCTGGTCCGTTTGAGGTGGTAGGTGTTTCACCCCATGGGGCGATTGAGTTGAAGTCTATAGATGGAACTCTgacatttaaggtgaatgggCAAAGGGTGAAGCACTATCATGGGATGGTTGAAGGGGATAAAATTGTTGACCGATACCAGTTGAAGCACCTCGGCACGAACGCTGACCCTGTGTTCGCTGATAAGGAGTGA